One stretch of Lacrimispora sphenoides DNA includes these proteins:
- a CDS encoding FAD-dependent oxidoreductase, which produces MKKIVIIGGVAGGASCAARLRRLDEEANIIMFERGEYISYANCGLPYHVGDVIKSRDALLLQSPEAMKKKYNIDVRVKNEVTSIDRENKKITVRRLDSGETYEETYDTLVISTGSSPVRPPIPGIGSSRIQTLWTVPDTDRIRALIKENKIKTAAVIGGGFIGLEMAENLRHAGLSVSLIEMLDQVMTPVDYEMAQLLHEHILQNGVDLHLSDGVAAFEDQDGSVAITLKSGKTISAELVILSIGVRPNSELAKAAGLSVNERGGIVVDEYLRTSDPDIYSVGDVIQVDDLIFQEPAMVPLAGPANKQGRIAANNIAGAQETYKKTQGTSVAKVFDLAVASTGANEKALLKRGFQKGRDYESIIITQNSHAGYYPGAVPITLKLLFSTDGKKIFGAQIVGRDGVDKRIDTLAVSIRLGAGISDLKSLELAYAPPFSSAKDPVNMAGFVAENLITGKVAFSSWDAVEQNPETVLLDVREDAELMAFSLPNAKHIPLGQLRNRLKELDPSKKIIVFCAIGVRAYNAARLLMQNGFHNIKLYPGGARFYQSTHYTAEGVLPSEQTVYSDSGQMETKNIPTSAMRIDCSGMQCPGPIMKVFETMKEMPDGAVMEVSASDPGFTRDIGAWCRRTGNELMTCELRGKDYVALVKKGTPAAPEKTEAAEGKTIIVFSGDLDKVLASFIIANGAAAMGRPVTMFFTFWGLTALRKSEKQPVRKSLVESMFGFMLPRGSKKLKLSKMNMGGMGTAMMKKIMNDKNVDSLETLIQKAMKSGVKIVACTMSMDVMGIRAEELIDGVELGGVGAYLGDAEESNVNLFI; this is translated from the coding sequence ATGAAGAAAATTGTAATTATCGGCGGAGTAGCCGGAGGAGCCAGCTGTGCAGCCAGGCTGCGCAGGCTTGACGAGGAGGCAAATATCATTATGTTTGAACGGGGAGAATACATTTCCTACGCCAACTGCGGCCTTCCTTATCATGTAGGAGATGTGATTAAATCCAGAGACGCATTGCTGCTGCAGTCGCCGGAAGCAATGAAAAAGAAATATAATATTGATGTTAGAGTAAAAAATGAAGTCACCTCCATTGACCGGGAGAATAAAAAAATTACGGTCCGCAGGCTGGATTCTGGAGAAACTTATGAGGAAACCTATGACACCTTAGTCATTTCCACTGGTTCATCACCGGTCCGCCCGCCCATTCCAGGAATCGGATCTTCCCGTATCCAGACTCTTTGGACGGTTCCTGATACTGACCGCATCCGCGCTCTTATAAAAGAAAATAAAATTAAAACAGCCGCTGTCATCGGCGGAGGCTTTATTGGCCTTGAAATGGCTGAAAACCTCCGTCACGCAGGTCTTTCTGTTTCCCTCATTGAGATGCTGGACCAGGTTATGACGCCTGTTGACTACGAAATGGCTCAGCTGCTCCACGAGCACATTCTGCAAAACGGGGTAGACCTCCATTTAAGTGACGGTGTCGCTGCATTTGAAGATCAGGATGGATCTGTGGCCATTACTTTAAAAAGCGGGAAAACCATCTCCGCAGAACTGGTCATCCTCTCCATCGGTGTACGGCCCAACAGCGAACTGGCAAAGGCAGCCGGCCTTTCCGTCAATGAGCGCGGCGGTATTGTGGTAGATGAATATTTAAGGACTTCGGATCCGGATATCTATTCCGTAGGCGATGTGATTCAGGTCGATGACCTTATATTCCAGGAACCGGCTATGGTCCCCCTTGCAGGACCTGCCAACAAACAGGGACGCATTGCAGCCAATAATATTGCAGGAGCCCAGGAAACCTATAAAAAAACCCAGGGAACATCGGTTGCAAAAGTATTTGATTTAGCTGTAGCATCCACCGGTGCAAATGAAAAGGCACTGCTCAAGAGGGGTTTTCAAAAGGGAAGGGACTATGAAAGCATCATCATTACCCAGAATTCCCATGCAGGCTATTATCCCGGCGCCGTGCCCATAACTCTGAAGCTTCTTTTCTCCACCGATGGGAAAAAGATCTTCGGAGCACAGATTGTGGGCCGTGACGGAGTTGATAAGCGGATTGATACTCTGGCGGTGTCCATCCGCCTTGGTGCAGGAATCTCTGATTTAAAGAGCCTGGAGCTTGCTTATGCTCCTCCTTTCTCCTCAGCAAAGGATCCGGTCAACATGGCTGGATTTGTGGCTGAAAACCTGATTACCGGTAAGGTTGCATTTTCCTCCTGGGATGCTGTGGAGCAAAACCCGGAGACCGTACTGCTTGATGTCAGAGAGGATGCAGAGCTAATGGCCTTTTCCCTGCCAAATGCAAAGCATATTCCTTTAGGACAGTTAAGAAACCGCTTAAAAGAACTGGATCCTTCAAAGAAAATCATCGTCTTCTGCGCCATTGGAGTCCGGGCTTACAATGCTGCCCGCCTCCTGATGCAGAACGGCTTTCATAATATCAAGCTTTATCCAGGCGGCGCCAGATTCTATCAGTCGACCCATTATACGGCGGAAGGGGTTCTTCCTTCCGAACAAACCGTTTATTCCGACAGCGGCCAGATGGAAACGAAAAATATTCCCACCTCTGCCATGCGCATAGACTGCAGCGGCATGCAGTGCCCCGGACCCATCATGAAGGTGTTTGAAACCATGAAGGAGATGCCGGATGGAGCAGTCATGGAGGTGTCTGCCTCTGATCCCGGTTTTACCCGCGACATCGGCGCCTGGTGCAGACGAACCGGTAATGAGCTTATGACCTGTGAACTCCGCGGAAAAGATTACGTTGCCCTGGTGAAGAAAGGAACTCCTGCTGCCCCTGAAAAAACGGAAGCAGCCGAAGGAAAGACCATCATCGTATTTTCCGGTGATCTTGACAAGGTTTTGGCAAGCTTTATCATTGCTAATGGCGCTGCCGCTATGGGCAGACCTGTTACCATGTTCTTTACCTTCTGGGGATTGACGGCATTAAGAAAGTCAGAAAAACAGCCGGTCCGCAAATCACTGGTGGAATCCATGTTTGGATTCATGCTTCCCAGAGGAAGTAAAAAATTAAAATTATCAAAAATGAATATGGGCGGCATGGGAACCGCCATGATGAAAAAGATCATGAACGATAAAAATGTGGATTCACTGGAAACCCTGATCCAGAAGGCCATGAAATCCGGAGTAAAAATTGTTGCCTGTACCATGAGCATGGATGTCATGGGAATCCGGGCCGAGGAGTTGATCGACGGAGTGGAACTTGGAGGCGTAGGCGCTTATCTGGGGGATGCGGAAGAATCCAATGTGAACTTATTTATTTAG
- a CDS encoding LysM peptidoglycan-binding domain-containing protein — translation MTPCPEGLLSYTIQSGDTLWLISQRFRTTVEEIMVVNPGITPNNLMIGQVICVPQGSRNRNMPSQTQPMTGPQTQPATQPRTQPMTGPQTQPMTGPQTQPATQPRTQPMTGPQTQPMTGPQTQPMTQPRTQPMTGPQTQPMTQPQTQPMTGPQTQPTTGPMTQPQRRTQTQPQTSVPENGMNNCSGTMQSYTIQAGDNLWLISRRHSISIDEIMEANPGLNPNRLFIGQVICIPQAGGNRNMPSQAQPMTQPQTQPQTQPQTQPQTQPMNQPMSQAFIEEDRRRRNIRPRCPEGLHPYTVQAGDTLWLISQRHCTTVEAIMESNPGITPGNLFVGQEICIPRSAECAAPERPQNRPRNEEGRREERTEEERRRERMEEERRRERMEEERRRGRMEEERRRERPEEERRRERPEEERRRERPEEERRRERPEEGRRGRTENLCPGGLHSYIIEAGDTLWIIAQRFQTTVEAIISVNPGVNPTNLFVGQVICIPFGQRQPPICPTPQPMPTPQPMPTPQPMPTPQPMPIPQPMPTPQPMPTPQPMPTPQPMPTPQPMPTPQPMPQPQPPITMCITEAEQNVSNYLRLLWLQHVYWTRMVIEGIAFDLPSLKVTTDRLLQNPKDFEEVLVTFYGQDTAAKFAELLTTHLTIANELVIAAKEGNVDAASDAEKRWYENADQIATFLSNINPNWSVDEWQEMLYNHLAMTKTEATDILTQNYEDSIDIFADIERGALEMADVMTQGIVQQFMQFFR, via the coding sequence ATGACTCCTTGCCCTGAAGGATTGCTCTCCTACACGATTCAATCCGGTGATACACTATGGCTTATTTCACAGCGCTTTCGTACTACCGTAGAGGAAATTATGGTTGTAAATCCTGGAATAACCCCCAATAATCTGATGATTGGGCAGGTGATCTGCGTTCCCCAAGGAAGCAGGAACCGCAATATGCCATCACAGACGCAGCCGATGACCGGGCCTCAGACACAGCCTGCGACTCAGCCCCGGACTCAGCCAATGACCGGACCTCAGACACAACCTATGACCGGGCCACAGACACAGCCTGCGACTCAGCCCCGGACCCAGCCAATGACCGGACCTCAGACACAACCTATGACCGGGCCACAGACCCAGCCTATGACGCAACCCCGGACCCAGCCGATGACCGGGCCACAGACCCAGCCGATGACACAACCCCAGACTCAACCAATGACTGGTCCCCAGACCCAGCCGACGACTGGTCCAATGACTCAGCCTCAGCGCAGGACCCAGACTCAGCCACAGACATCTGTTCCGGAAAACGGTATGAATAATTGTTCGGGAACGATGCAATCTTATACAATTCAAGCCGGAGATAACCTGTGGCTTATTTCGCGGCGTCATTCCATATCCATTGACGAAATTATGGAGGCGAATCCAGGCCTAAATCCGAATCGTCTGTTCATTGGTCAGGTTATCTGTATTCCACAGGCGGGCGGTAATCGTAATATGCCTTCACAAGCTCAGCCGATGACTCAGCCTCAGACCCAGCCTCAGACCCAGCCTCAGACCCAGCCTCAGACCCAGCCTATGAATCAGCCTATGTCCCAAGCTTTTATAGAGGAAGACCGGAGACGCAGAAACATAAGGCCCAGGTGTCCGGAAGGTTTACATCCTTATACAGTTCAGGCCGGTGATACCTTATGGCTTATTTCACAGCGCCATTGCACTACAGTAGAAGCAATTATGGAGTCTAACCCGGGTATAACTCCTGGTAATCTGTTTGTTGGCCAGGAAATCTGCATTCCTCGGTCAGCAGAATGCGCTGCGCCTGAAAGACCTCAAAACCGGCCACGCAATGAAGAAGGACGGAGAGAAGAACGCACGGAAGAAGAGCGCAGAAGGGAACGCATGGAGGAAGAGCGCAGAAGGGAACGCATGGAGGAAGAACGTAGAAGGGGACGCATGGAGGAAGAACGTAGGAGGGAACGCCCTGAAGAAGAACGTAGAAGGGAACGCCCTGAAGAAGAACGCAGAAGGGAACGCCCTGAAGAAGAACGCAGAAGGGAGCGCCCTGAAGAAGGTCGAAGGGGACGCACCGAGAATCTCTGCCCAGGAGGATTACATTCTTATATCATAGAGGCTGGTGATACCCTTTGGATTATTGCACAACGTTTTCAGACTACAGTTGAAGCGATTATCTCTGTAAATCCAGGTGTTAATCCAACAAATCTGTTTGTTGGTCAGGTGATTTGTATCCCATTTGGACAGAGACAGCCACCAATCTGCCCGACTCCGCAGCCAATGCCGACTCCGCAGCCAATGCCGACTCCGCAGCCAATGCCGACTCCGCAGCCAATGCCGATTCCACAGCCAATGCCGACCCCGCAGCCAATGCCGACTCCACAGCCAATGCCGACTCCGCAGCCAATGCCGACTCCTCAGCCAATGCCGACTCCACAGCCAATGCCGCAGCCTCAACCCCCTATCACCATGTGTATCACCGAGGCTGAACAAAACGTATCTAACTATTTGAGGCTTTTATGGTTACAGCATGTATACTGGACGAGAATGGTTATTGAAGGCATAGCTTTTGATCTTCCGAGTTTGAAAGTTACAACAGATCGCCTTCTGCAGAATCCAAAGGATTTCGAAGAGGTATTGGTAACGTTTTATGGGCAGGATACAGCAGCAAAATTTGCAGAGCTGCTGACAACTCACCTCACTATTGCCAATGAACTTGTTATAGCAGCGAAGGAAGGCAACGTTGATGCTGCCTCCGATGCGGAAAAACGCTGGTATGAAAATGCAGACCAGATTGCAACATTCCTTTCCAATATCAATCCCAATTGGTCGGTCGATGAATGGCAGGAAATGCTTTATAATCACCTGGCTATGACAAAAACGGAAGCTACTGATATTCTGACACAGAATTATGAAGACAGCATCGATATATTTGCAGACATTGAAAGAGGAGCCCTGGAAATGGCCGATGTCATGACACAGGGAATCGTACAACAGTTCATGCAGTTTTTTAGATAG
- a CDS encoding MarR family winged helix-turn-helix transcriptional regulator, which translates to MGERIEVMDYEKLKLENQLCFPLYACSREIIKWYKPFLDEIGLTYTQYIAMMVLWERRQVTIKKMGELLYLDSGTLTPLLKKMEAAGLLKRSRAKEDERSVIVELTEKGEQLKDQAVTIPDRISQCVPVNKDEFITLYRLLYQILGQADPTKAPPRES; encoded by the coding sequence ATGGGAGAGAGGATAGAAGTTATGGACTATGAAAAATTAAAATTGGAGAACCAGCTATGTTTTCCGCTTTATGCCTGCTCCCGTGAGATCATCAAATGGTATAAACCATTCCTTGATGAGATCGGTCTGACCTATACCCAGTATATCGCCATGATGGTATTATGGGAGAGAAGGCAGGTCACCATTAAAAAAATGGGAGAGCTTTTGTATCTGGACAGCGGCACCCTGACTCCTTTGTTAAAAAAGATGGAAGCTGCCGGCCTGCTCAAACGGAGCCGTGCCAAGGAAGACGAGAGAAGTGTGATCGTTGAACTGACGGAAAAGGGAGAACAGCTAAAAGACCAGGCTGTAACCATTCCTGACCGGATCTCCCAATGTGTACCTGTAAATAAGGACGAGTTTATAACCTTATACCGGCTTCTGTACCAGATTTTAGGCCAGGCCGACCCCACAAAAGCACCCCCGCGTGAATCCTGA
- a CDS encoding PAS domain S-box protein: MAKEEKEKIFMQMPLGYAYYEIIFGSTKHTPEYVLSEANDAFFDLWGLDKEKALHKNVSLLLKDKAEAPAWRTFHERLGNAEKDKHFIVIIGERSFKVTVYNPTSDGLTAIFDDITEINGELESQRVKNERLNRDIDVFFNSTQDGLFFLEYKNGEFRYIRNNMVHQRLTGLTIPLMEGKTPIEAMGDDVGSILQEGYKKCIASGETIMYEETVEFKGNPRNCLVRLTPVKENRKVSYIIGSRIDVTELKKLQEDKEQLLENLNSMFTEHSAVMLIIDMNTGKILNANPSARSFYGYTREEILTMHIQDISQTPNDAIKLMRVQALNNERPYSQFSHRLKDGTVKMVDVYSSQITYEGKSQLFSIIFDVSDREKFRYDLYWDKELLSVTLNSIGDGVVTTDNEGKITYLNQAAQEITSWNNETAIGRPFEEIFDLRNETSGEAISNPIRAVLKTEKIVEFANHTVLLNRQGDFIPITDSAAPIKDQTGHMYGVVMVFHDVSHEKKQQRRIMYLSYHDSLTEIFNRRYVEEEMIRIDRASMLPITVIMGDVNGLKVTNDVFGHKTGDFLLKEVAKIFKHALPKNGIAGRWGGDEFLILLPKTDTASAQDLIQKLEEEFKQNDRLPLQISVSLGFDVKYSVYENLHQVLQKAEEQMYHKKLLEGKSYRNRIINTLLATLHEKSMETEEHTLRIETYCIAMAQKLDLAPEEKNDLSLLSMLHDIGKVGISMEILKKPGPLSDEEWKEMKRHPEIGYRIAQNTPELSTVSDYILSHHERWDGSGYPRGLKETEIPLLCRILAVADAFDAMTSNLAYRKAMDSLDAMEEIRRCSGTQFDPEIAKLFLDLNKIY, translated from the coding sequence ATGGCAAAAGAGGAAAAAGAAAAAATTTTCATGCAGATGCCGTTAGGCTATGCCTACTATGAAATTATCTTTGGAAGTACGAAACACACACCGGAATATGTTCTTTCAGAAGCAAATGATGCCTTTTTTGATCTTTGGGGCCTTGACAAAGAAAAAGCGCTGCATAAAAACGTATCCCTGCTTTTGAAAGATAAAGCAGAAGCCCCCGCATGGCGTACGTTTCATGAACGCTTAGGGAATGCAGAAAAAGACAAGCATTTCATCGTGATCATTGGGGAACGCAGCTTTAAGGTTACTGTCTACAATCCCACATCAGACGGACTGACGGCTATTTTTGATGACATCACGGAAATCAATGGGGAGCTTGAGTCTCAAAGAGTGAAAAATGAAAGACTAAACCGGGATATTGATGTTTTTTTTAACAGCACCCAGGATGGTTTGTTTTTTCTGGAATATAAAAACGGAGAATTCCGTTATATCCGAAACAATATGGTCCATCAAAGATTGACCGGATTGACCATTCCTCTTATGGAAGGAAAAACACCCATAGAAGCAATGGGTGATGATGTGGGGAGTATTTTGCAGGAAGGATATAAGAAATGTATCGCCTCCGGAGAAACCATAATGTACGAGGAAACCGTAGAGTTTAAGGGAAACCCCAGGAATTGTCTGGTTCGGCTTACCCCTGTTAAGGAAAATCGGAAGGTCTCCTATATTATCGGATCACGAATTGATGTTACAGAATTAAAAAAGCTGCAGGAAGATAAGGAACAACTCCTTGAAAACTTAAATTCCATGTTTACGGAGCACTCTGCAGTCATGCTGATCATTGATATGAATACCGGGAAAATACTTAATGCCAACCCATCAGCCCGCAGCTTTTATGGCTATACCAGGGAAGAAATTTTAACCATGCACATACAGGATATCAGTCAAACTCCTAATGACGCCATCAAACTTATGCGTGTTCAGGCCCTCAATAATGAAAGGCCCTATTCCCAGTTTTCCCACCGCTTAAAGGACGGGACTGTCAAAATGGTAGACGTATATTCCAGTCAAATCACCTATGAAGGAAAAAGCCAGCTCTTCTCCATTATCTTTGACGTATCAGACCGGGAAAAATTCAGATACGACCTTTATTGGGACAAAGAATTGTTAAGCGTTACCCTTAACTCCATTGGTGATGGCGTCGTTACCACTGATAACGAAGGAAAAATTACCTATTTAAATCAGGCCGCTCAGGAAATCACTAGCTGGAATAATGAGACTGCAATCGGAAGGCCTTTTGAGGAAATCTTTGATTTAAGGAATGAAACCTCCGGAGAAGCCATCTCAAACCCGATCCGTGCCGTTCTTAAAACGGAAAAGATCGTGGAATTTGCCAATCATACCGTTCTTTTAAACAGACAGGGAGATTTTATTCCCATTACAGACAGCGCCGCGCCCATCAAGGATCAAACAGGACATATGTACGGCGTTGTCATGGTCTTTCACGATGTAAGCCACGAAAAAAAGCAGCAGAGACGGATTATGTACTTAAGCTATCATGATTCATTGACTGAAATCTTCAACCGCAGGTACGTGGAGGAGGAAATGATCCGGATCGATAGGGCCTCTATGCTGCCTATTACGGTAATCATGGGGGATGTAAATGGCCTAAAGGTAACCAATGACGTCTTTGGCCACAAAACAGGGGATTTCCTTTTAAAGGAAGTTGCGAAAATATTTAAACATGCCTTACCGAAAAACGGGATCGCAGGCAGATGGGGCGGAGACGAATTCCTGATCCTGCTGCCGAAAACCGATACCGCTTCTGCCCAGGATCTCATACAGAAGCTGGAGGAGGAATTTAAGCAAAATGACCGCCTTCCCCTGCAGATCAGCGTATCCCTGGGATTTGATGTTAAATACAGCGTGTATGAAAATCTTCATCAGGTACTGCAAAAAGCGGAAGAACAAATGTATCATAAGAAGCTCTTAGAAGGAAAAAGCTACCGCAACCGAATCATAAATACCCTTTTGGCCACATTGCATGAAAAGAGCATGGAAACGGAAGAACATACCTTAAGGATTGAAACCTACTGTATCGCAATGGCCCAAAAGCTGGACCTGGCTCCTGAAGAAAAAAATGATTTATCCCTTCTGTCCATGCTCCACGATATCGGAAAAGTCGGAATCAGTATGGAGATCTTAAAGAAACCTGGCCCCTTAAGTGATGAGGAATGGAAAGAGATGAAACGCCATCCAGAAATCGGCTACCGCATCGCCCAAAACACTCCTGAGCTCTCTACTGTATCTGATTATATCCTCTCCCATCATGAGAGATGGGATGGGTCCGGCTATCCCAGAGGCTTAAAAGAAACTGAAATCCCACTGCTATGCCGCATTCTTGCAGTTGCCGATGCATTTGATGCCATGACAAGCAATCTGGCTTACCGCAAGGCTATGGACAGCCTGGATGCAATGGAAGAAATCAGACGCTGTTCCGGAACACAGTTTGACCCTGAGATCGCCAAACTGTTTCTGGATCTTAACAAAATTTACTGA
- a CDS encoding glutathione peroxidase, translating to MSVYDFTVKEMDGTENPLSDFAGKVLLIVNTATVCGFTPQYTDLQAMYDEYGVKGFEILDFPCNQFGNQAPGDNEEIHSFCTGRFGVTFPQFAKIDVNGENAIPLYHYLVNEKGFEGFDPGHELTSRLEQKFEALNPNYKNEPDIKWNFTKFLVDRQGNVVRRFEPTADMKYVKEVVKSLL from the coding sequence ATGTCTGTTTATGATTTTACAGTGAAAGAGATGGATGGCACAGAGAACCCTTTATCCGATTTTGCAGGCAAAGTGTTACTGATCGTCAATACGGCAACGGTTTGCGGATTTACTCCCCAGTATACGGACCTTCAGGCCATGTATGACGAATATGGTGTCAAAGGATTTGAGATTCTTGATTTTCCCTGCAACCAGTTTGGAAACCAGGCGCCTGGCGATAACGAAGAAATTCATTCCTTTTGTACCGGACGCTTTGGAGTCACCTTTCCCCAGTTTGCAAAGATTGACGTAAATGGAGAGAATGCGATTCCTCTGTACCATTACCTGGTGAATGAAAAGGGCTTTGAAGGCTTTGACCCGGGACACGAGCTGACTTCCCGCCTGGAACAGAAGTTTGAAGCGCTTAATCCTAATTATAAAAATGAACCGGATATTAAGTGGAATTTCACCAAATTCCTTGTGGATCGCCAGGGGAATGTGGTCAGGCGCTTTGAGCCGACCGCGGATATGAAGTATGTAAAAGAAGTTGTAAAGAGTCTATTATAA
- a CDS encoding FAD-binding oxidoreductase — protein MNTCNFNGLTGRVVTPDDPCYHELRQVYNRAVQKFPLAIVYCQNQEDVSNAVLWSRRNHICLRIRNGGHNYEGYSTGDDILDIDLSEMNQLAIDENAHLLHVQGGVTNKQLYEFVSSKGYPFPGGTCPTVGVGGYALGGGFGLSCRYFGLGCDNLLEIRMVNYEGCIIKANSQVNSDLFWACRGAGGGNFGVIVSMTFRLPQKVNKVTLIDIRYPHANQEKQSSFLLTWQDWLKDADQRVTLISRIYNDLMEGLAIIARGIFYGPPEVALGIIAPLLELGGVKYSLKYVTFLEAVTIIGDFYPPFEKFKSASRFAVRDFSSCESLNIAGLIKERAEGSVYASISFYALGGRVAEVDVDETAFFFRDAHFIVWLDTVFEDHRCQNAAWVADRYSYLKSVTDGSYVNFPYACLPCYLEEYYGTHVCRLKEVKEKYDPLNIFTFPQGIGEFFNMDFTASKCCNLSW, from the coding sequence ATGAACACCTGTAATTTTAACGGGCTTACCGGTCGTGTTGTAACTCCAGACGACCCTTGTTATCATGAACTAAGACAAGTATATAACAGAGCAGTCCAAAAATTCCCCCTGGCCATCGTCTACTGCCAGAATCAGGAAGATGTCAGCAATGCTGTTTTGTGGTCCCGAAGAAACCACATCTGCCTGCGGATCCGAAACGGAGGCCATAACTATGAAGGCTACTCCACCGGAGATGATATACTTGACATTGATTTAAGTGAAATGAACCAGCTTGCCATAGATGAAAACGCCCATTTACTTCACGTTCAGGGAGGCGTAACTAACAAACAGCTATACGAATTCGTCTCATCAAAAGGTTACCCCTTCCCTGGCGGGACCTGCCCCACGGTTGGGGTAGGCGGATATGCCTTAGGCGGAGGCTTCGGACTCTCCTGCCGCTACTTTGGACTTGGCTGTGACAATCTTTTGGAAATCCGTATGGTCAATTACGAAGGCTGCATTATAAAAGCCAATTCACAGGTAAATTCCGATTTATTTTGGGCCTGCCGGGGAGCGGGGGGAGGAAACTTTGGCGTAATCGTTTCCATGACATTCCGCCTTCCTCAGAAGGTAAATAAAGTTACACTCATTGACATAAGATATCCCCATGCAAACCAGGAAAAGCAGTCTTCGTTTCTGCTGACCTGGCAGGACTGGCTGAAAGATGCCGATCAGAGAGTAACCTTAATCTCAAGGATTTACAATGACCTAATGGAGGGACTTGCAATTATCGCAAGAGGTATCTTTTATGGACCTCCTGAAGTAGCCCTGGGAATCATTGCTCCCCTCCTTGAGCTTGGAGGTGTAAAATACAGTTTAAAATACGTGACCTTCTTAGAAGCTGTTACAATTATCGGGGATTTTTATCCACCCTTTGAAAAGTTCAAATCAGCAAGCCGTTTTGCTGTGCGGGACTTTAGCAGCTGTGAAAGCTTAAATATTGCCGGGCTTATAAAAGAACGGGCCGAAGGCTCCGTCTATGCCAGCATTTCCTTTTATGCCCTGGGAGGTAGAGTGGCGGAGGTGGATGTGGATGAAACCGCGTTTTTCTTCCGCGATGCCCACTTTATTGTCTGGCTTGACACCGTATTTGAAGACCATCGATGCCAAAATGCTGCCTGGGTAGCTGATAGATACAGCTATTTGAAATCAGTTACCGACGGCTCCTATGTAAATTTCCCCTATGCATGCCTTCCCTGCTACCTTGAAGAATATTATGGTACCCATGTTTGCAGATTAAAAGAGGTAAAGGAGAAATATGATCCGCTCAACATTTTTACTTTTCCTCAGGGGATCGGCGAGTTTTTTAACATGGACTTTACAGCATCTAAATGCTGTAACCTTTCCTGGTAA
- a CDS encoding GNAT family N-acetyltransferase has translation MTIRDYYSKDIEEMAELFYDTVHKICSRDYTKEQLDAWSSKDIDRAAWDRSFLEHHTLVAEKNGMIVGFGDMDNTGYLDRLYIHKDYQGQGIATALCNRLEADFPAGPVTTHASITAKPFFESRGYRVIKEQQVERKGVILTNYVMKKF, from the coding sequence ATAACAATCAGGGATTATTATTCAAAAGATATTGAGGAAATGGCAGAATTATTTTATGATACAGTCCATAAAATATGCTCCAGAGACTATACAAAGGAGCAGCTTGATGCGTGGTCATCAAAAGATATTGACAGGGCTGCCTGGGACCGTTCATTTTTGGAGCATCATACGCTTGTAGCCGAGAAAAACGGTATGATCGTCGGATTTGGAGATATGGATAATACCGGTTATCTTGACCGTCTCTATATCCATAAGGACTATCAGGGGCAGGGGATTGCAACCGCCCTTTGTAACCGGCTGGAAGCAGATTTCCCTGCAGGTCCGGTGACAACACATGCTTCCATAACTGCAAAGCCGTTTTTTGAATCCCGCGGATATAGGGTTATCAAGGAACAGCAGGTAGAACGAAAAGGCGTTATTCTGACAAATTACGTGATGAAGAAATTTTGA
- a CDS encoding GIY-YIG nuclease family protein has protein sequence MDKSSRKALKEQYQNRKIVGGVYCIKCKDRDEVWFRATEDMQGAKNRFQFFVSTDSCPEPSMMDAWKESGASGFSFEVIEEIERNETQTDREFSDDVNTLLELWLEKNQNLDP, from the coding sequence ATGGATAAGTCATCAAGGAAAGCTCTGAAAGAGCAGTATCAAAATAGAAAAATAGTCGGGGGCGTATATTGTATTAAATGCAAGGACAGGGATGAAGTATGGTTTCGGGCAACTGAAGATATGCAGGGGGCAAAAAACCGGTTCCAATTTTTTGTGTCAACGGATTCATGCCCTGAACCAAGTATGATGGATGCGTGGAAGGAGTCCGGGGCATCCGGATTTTCCTTTGAAGTTATCGAGGAAATAGAAAGAAATGAAACACAGACGGATCGTGAATTTTCTGACGATGTTAATACACTTTTGGAATTATGGCTGGAAAAGAATCAAAACCTTGATCCTTAA